In the Ammospiza caudacuta isolate bAmmCau1 chromosome 4, bAmmCau1.pri, whole genome shotgun sequence genome, CAACTACACTAGGACTGAAAAGGGGATGTACCAAATCTGTgctccttcttcctcttcagcTGATGAAATTTAGCTAAGAATTTCTAACTTCCCCATAAGAGGCCAGATGAGGTTAGAAAGATCCCATTGCCCTTTGGAGGAAATTCAGGTGGAGTATTCTGCACCCCTTTTGACAGCAGCTATATATGAATTACTTTTCTGGTTCATGTTCATCTTGCTGCAAGTCATTCTGATAGCCTGAAGCTCAGGGTGAGATGGAGGTGGTAGGTGTGTGGGCATGAGTCTTCAGGCAAAAGAAGGGGCTTAGTGCCTAAAGAGCTTTTAGAATTAAATTTCTGTATAGTTTCCCTTGTCTATAAAATCTCATAGCCATGTATATTTGCttccatttttcctttattaCAGCCTCCTTAACCTGCATTTCCTCTTCCCCTGGAaggatgaattttttttctgttgctcatGATTCCTTTGTTACTCCTAGGTGGAGCCTGGCTCTACATGTGCCGTGTTTGGTTTGGGAGGCGTTGGGCTGGCGGTTATTATGGGCTGTAAAGTAGCAGGAGCATCCCGGATCATTGGCGTTGACATTAACAAGGATAAGTATGCCAAAGCCAAAGAGTTTGGAGCTACTGAGTGCATCAGCCCCCAAGACTCCAAGAAGCCCATCCAGGAGGTTCTGGTTGAGATGACCGATGGTGGTGTGGATTACTCATTTGAGTGCATTGGAAACGTCGGAGTCATGGTGAGTGCTTGGCCAACAGGAGCGTGTGCAGGGAGGGACCAGTTCAGCTGAACAGCAAGATCAGCTGCTTTCTTAAGATAAAACATGCCAGATTCactaatcttttttttttttccttaataatgATGATACCTGCTATGACTCATAAGGACAATTCACACTCAATCCTAATTATGTAATGGAAGCAGCTGCTACTTCTTGGGTTGAAAATGGCACTTACAAAAGTTTTTTCCTTAATCAGACTTGTTTTGAGGTCCTGAgtttctctgtgctgacagtTGAAATTAACAAAACTCTTATAAAATCTATTGTGCAATGAACAGTAAAATCTCAGGGATCACTCAGCATTTCCCTAATTTCTCAAGTAATTAATTTTACCTTTGGAAATGCAATGCAGGAGTACTACTAAATGTAAGGCTGGATTTTCAGCAATTACAGTAGCATTCCTTACTGTTGGTAATATGGTCTGTGATTACAGTTTATCCTGACTCTCAGTGGGAGTTCAGAGTGACTTCTCTGAAAGCTAGATAGGACATAAAAAGGGCAAAGTGAATCTTTAAAAGTGTAAGGGAATCTGAACCCTGAATGAAAAATATAATGTAATTTTCAGTGTATTTACTGTTCCTTAAATGGTGATGTGGTGATTCATTAACTGGGGGAAAGGAAGTGCTGCCAGTCCAGGCAGTGTAAACCTTAGCAATAAACACCCTGCTTTGTCCTGTCTGTCCATGAAGAGGGCTGCCCTGGAAGCCTGCCACAAAGGCTGGGGACTCAGTGTGATAGTCggagtggctgctgctggccaggagaTCTCCACACGGCCATTCCAGCTCGTAACTGGGCGGACGTGGAAAGGGACTGCATTTGGAGGTAACTCTCTCTTGCTGTGGGgatgaaaataatttactcTGGGCTAAAGCTGGGAAGAACACACCCCCTTGGCTTTGCTTGTGCAAGAAATGTACTATTGACAGGCTATTCATAAATGCTACGTTGGCTTTTAAGATAGACTCTTAAAATCTGTTATTCCTATAGAAAGGGTACAGATTAACACATTGGTATCATATCTAACATATTTTGAAGAGAGAATATATCTATATCCTATTCAGTACTAAAGGAATGGAATAGGGAAACTGCTTTACCACCAAGTGAAGGTTTGGTTTAGTTCCATCCAGTGAAAGGACCTGGTCTTTGGAGAGATGGGAACACATGTATTTGTGTTGCTTAACCACTAGGTAAATTGTGAGGCCAACATGACAAAACAAGTGCTTGATACGCATTTTCTGCTGTCAACTCAAAACCACATtgagttctttttttttgagaattcaGTAATTGTTGAAGTTGATGGAAGTTCAATTTCAGACTTTGAATTATTACACTGCTCTTTGTCCAAGCAATAAAAAACTTACTGGGTTGGGTTATAAAGAATGTAGGGGGTCTGATAGAGATGCTATGTGTATACTTTCCTAGGTGAGGGCTGCTGTCAATGCTGAATGCTGCAACACCTAGTAAAAGATTTTTCACCAATGCTTGTGTTAGGATAACGTGTGCTTTTGCTAGACCTCTGTAGGAGAGACAGACATGTCACTCATCTCTGCTCCTTTTCATATTGATCATACAAGTTTTGTTAGGgctgtgtttttaattttctgagatgggtggaaaagggaaaaaataaggcatgttttccttctttcaggcTGGAAGAGTGTAGACAGTGTTCCTAAACTGGTGACTGAATACATGTCCAAAAAGATTAAGGTTGATGAATTTGTGACTCACACGCTGCCTTTTGACAAAATCAATGAGGCTTTTGAGCTGATGCATTCAGGAAAAAGGTAATGTTCACAATATTGAAAGGTATACAAGACACTTCTTGATCAGACACTGTCAAAGTACAGGTTCCCTGCCCACTGTCATATTTTAAACAGGGAAGCTAAAGGGTAACATATACCACATGCATTGATTCTGATAAAAACACACTTCTCTGACTTTCCAGGCATGTGCCAAAACACAGGCACACAGTAAAAGCAAGCAACAGTGTAAAAGAGAAATAGAGATAAAAAGCTGGTAAAGGGGACAGGTCAGTCTCAGGCTTTCACCATTGCTATACATTCTCCCTTATAGTAAGGAATTTAAAGAGACTGAAGATTATTCAGTAATATTTAGGATCCTCTGCAGATAGACAAATAGTTTTGACCACTGTCTCCAGAAACCAGCATGGTCTTTGTATTTGATCTCAATCCTCATATCTGTCTATTGTGTGTAACTTTAGAGAAGGTATTAGTTCTATCTGCTTTAGCTCATATGGATTCTATTTTGGATAAATCAGTCGACTGTATTTGTTACAATTGGAAACACTGCATTTATGCAAATTTCATCCAGCAGTTGATCCCTGTCCCAGTTACAAACTTCAGTAtcatttcagtgttttattcATACATGAGCATGTCCAAGGAAACTAATAATGAAAGCTACCTAACCTTTTCCAAACAGAGAAAGGGAGAATGCCTGTAAATATTACTGCTCCTTGACTACTACTGAAAGGTGACACCTAGTATGAAAAAGAGTTCATTTGGAGTTTATCTTactggaggagaaaaagaaaagctgaagagaACAAGCATTATCctggattttttaataaatatgatAGGCATAAGCATGACTTCATTCATGACAAAAGACAGAAGTTAAAATATGTCTCAGCAATGAAAGGGAGGGGAGAGATGGGGAGAAAATTGACTtcttggtaattttttttttcatttttttattttaagcattCGAACTGTCCTGAAATTTTAGAGCCAAATATGGATCTTCTAAGTGGCCAGCAGCATGCTGACTGCCTTGTTATAATGGAATTTTTGACAGAAGATAGAATCAAGCAACTGAAAACTCACTGGGACTAGAAAGACATGTATTTTAGGGTGAGCATTCTGGGTACTAAATAATAAACTGTTAATCACTGAATAGCATTATGGAATTAGTCCTGATTATGGAACTTCTGTTTCTGTACTCATTCCTCAAATTCAATAGTGGCTAACTCAAATTGACTTAATAAAAGCTTATTTCTAAACCCAGTGTTGGAATTATTTAGCATTAAGAGTGACTGTGtctttcttgttttcctctAGTGATTTCAGTGTGTATGTGACAGAGGGAGTGTTCTGCAGAGTCTGCAGCAAACGATGTGGGATTCACTGCTCAAGGCACAGCTAAGCACAGGGGTGAGAAGCAGCCTGcatttgctgcagctgtgctgacaGAGGGGCCAGAACTTGCCAAGTTTCTGAGGCTATTCTAGGACTACAGTGGATTGTAGCTACATCCAGATCACCTTGAAGGCAAATGTAGAGCAGAGACTTTGGTGTCCAGGGTTACCCATGTTCACTGGGGTGGTCCATGTTCTGCCTTATTTCTCACTGGTCTCTTTGGCAGCCTCTTGTAAAGATCATGGCACAAACTGCTCTGGTCACTTGCTCTAGTGGTGTCCTCCAAGGCTGCAGTAGTACATTTGTCCCATTTCCTTAACTTACTGGCAAACGAAGCAATCTTTGCAGCCAACACTGCAAAAACACACAGCATAAGATTGTCACCTCTAGTCAGAAACCTGATTGTGCCATTGAAGCAGGAAATACTACAATTAGAGCAAGTCTGCTCttgagggctgcaggggaacagGAAAGAGCATTGCATGATGATGGCTTCAGggttttctgggatttttttgttggagAGGGAGAGGTTAAGTCTCAGTTTTGGAGTTGCAGGTTTTCTTAACTCTAGGTGAGCTGACTGGATAAGGTTCTTTTTGTATTGAAACCTGGAATCAATGCCTCACATCCAGAAAAACATAGAGAAATAGCAGAAAATAGACTGCAAAGCAGAGGCAGCCCAgccagcttaaaaaaaaaagttagataCATAGAAACTCAGTGTTTCTCAGTGAATCAAGGACACTGATTAAGGGAGAAGTTTCATGTTTTAAAGAACCCTGGTCAAAACAACTTCTAGCACACAACACAGAATGCAAACAGTAATCTTACTAGAAGAAATTCCCTCTCACCACCAACAATTACTCCAAGCCACTGCTATACAACTGGGACAATTACATCTTTTCCATCTCTCATTAAAAAATATCCCCTACAGCATTCTGAAAGTAGTTGAGGCACTGCATTTCTACTTAATTTTAGACAGTAAAGAACAAATGTGAATGTCATAAGAATTCAATTTTGAGCATCaggaggaaataaaagctgaatTGGTAACACAAAACTGAGCCTTTTAGCCCAGCAATGAGGTGACTAACAATACCTTGTAGCTCCAGGAAGGCTGGCTGAACATCAGAAAATCCAGTAGAAAATTTGCTGTTAAGCTGTTCCAGTGAGAGTAGTCCATAATTAGAAGATGGTATCAATACAATGCTAGCTAACCTGGCAAACCAGCTGGATCTAACAGATTTAACATACTTACACTGAACAGCTGTtcctctgtgctgcacaggCTAGATGAAAACCACACAATCTTGTCTGCATTACATTATTACTTCAGAGAATCTGCATCTCAGAGTGTTTGTGGGAAGCCAGGCTGTAATACCAACAACAAAGAGATGTAGTGATACCACAGCGCTTGGGCCAAAGACTTCCAGCTTCTTCCCAGCATGAGGAGTTGCTGTCCCAGCCATTACTTCATCCTGCAAAGCTTTTGACTGAATGGGGTATGTTTGaaatagggtttttttgaaGCTGTTCAGCAAACCAAGGGACTCAAAGCCAAGAGCTTCTACCCCATTTTTGGTGACCAAGGTACCGTATTGAACTGCACATCCACTGTGAAGGCAATGTGCATCTACTCTCTGGCTGTCATGTGTAACatgcaggctggctgctcctgctgctacTCTTACTCAACACCAT is a window encoding:
- the LOC131556653 gene encoding alcohol dehydrogenase class-3 is translated as MASGVIKCKAAVAWEAGKPLSIEEVEVAPPKAHEVRIKIVATAVCHTDAYTLSGADPEGCFPVILGHEGAGIVESVGEGVTKVKKGDTVIPLYIPQCGECKFCKNPKTNLCQKIRVTQGKGVMPDGTSRFTCKGKQIFHFMGTSTFSEYTVVADISVAKIDAAAPLDKVCLLGCGISTGYGAAVNTAKVEPGSTCAVFGLGGVGLAVIMGCKVAGASRIIGVDINKDKYAKAKEFGATECISPQDSKKPIQEVLVEMTDGGVDYSFECIGNVGVMRAALEACHKGWGLSVIVGVAAAGQEISTRPFQLVTGRTWKGTAFGGWKSVDSVPKLVTEYMSKKIKVDEFVTHTLPFDKINEAFELMHSGKSIRTVLKF